A window of Candidatus Latescibacterota bacterium genomic DNA:
ATCGAGTCCGAGCCATCCGACGAGGCGGATCAGCTCTTCGGCCTGCAGGCCGTCCCACAGGTCGATATATGCGGGAAGATCCGCCGACCCCACATTCTGCGACAGTACACGATGCGAGAGCAGCGACCGCGCTTCGTCCGGGCCCATGATCGTGACATCGGGCGGCAACTTGTTCAGGAGCGTGAGCAGTTCCTCTGCCGTAAATATCTCCTGTTGCGGCAGGCCGCGGCGGATCATCATGTTGCCGGCGCTGAAGATTCCCCGCCCACGAGGGAAATCGTCCTGTTCTGCCGACATATGCGAGATCAATTCATCCCTGTGGCCGACTTCATGAATGAGCTCCTGCTCCCGGGAGCGGAGCTGCCTGAGTTCGCTGAACATGAATCCGCTGGCGAACGTCAGGATCACTACGACGACCGAGAGAGCCGGGACGAGCAGCTTCATGACCGGCCACAACCGGGACCCGGCCGCATTGCGCCCCGCACTCTGCTGCGAGATATCCGCCATGACCCGTCGCCACATCGTATCGACCATCCCGTCGGGGACGGCCGCTTCGAGTTCCGGTCCTGAAGGGGAAATAAGATGCCGATGCATCTCAAGCAGCATCGCGCAGTCGGGACATTCTCCAGCGTGCTTATTCAATTGTATTTCATCTTCACGCGAGATCGCCCCCAGCGCCACTCTGTCGAGCAGCTCCTGGAATTCCCGGCATCCGGTTTCGTCCTTCATGACCACTCCTCCGTCGTTCGTAATATTTTAGCTAATCGCTTTCGCGCAAAATGTAGTGTCGTTCTCAGAGTCGAATGTTTCATTCCAAGTTTCAGGGCAGCTTCATCCTGGTCGGTCTGCTCGAGATCGACGACCGCAAAGATGAGCCGCTGCTTTTTAGTGAGCTTTCTCATCGCCCCTCTCAAACGCGCGCCGAACTCCTTCTGTTCGAGCAGCTCCGACGGACCCGGATCATCGTCAGTTACCTGAAATCTGTTCTCGTCAGGATCATCCGTATTTATTTTTTTCCATGACTCCGCTTTGCGAAGATGAGTGAGGCATCCGTTGCGATGAATCGTGAAGAGCCATGTCGCAAACGGTCGTAACGGATCGTACTGTCCTATCTTTTCATAGACTTTGACCCAGGTCTCCTGGCAGAGGTCCTGCGCGTTGTCCCAGTCCCGGGTGTACCGGTACGCTACGGCGATCAGCTGGCGAGTCATCGAATCCACCAGCTTCTTAAAGCTGCCGAGATCGCCGTTCTGAAATTCGTTTGCCAGTGTGTTTATATGTTCATGTTCCATTAAGCTGCTCCGACCTCGATTATGGGTTCTGTAGAGTGTACGTTGCTGTGGTCATTTCTGTTTATAGAAATATTGATTTAACCACATGCTATGAG
This region includes:
- a CDS encoding zf-HC2 domain-containing protein, translated to MKDETGCREFQELLDRVALGAISREDEIQLNKHAGECPDCAMLLEMHRHLISPSGPELEAAVPDGMVDTMWRRVMADISQQSAGRNAAGSRLWPVMKLLVPALSVVVVILTFASGFMFSELRQLRSREQELIHEVGHRDELISHMSAEQDDFPRGRGIFSAGNMMIRRGLPQQEIFTAEELLTLLNKLPPDVTIMGPDEARSLLSHRVLSQNVGSADLPAYIDLWDGLQAEELIRLVGWLGLDPGETISRDRVLALTNQI
- a CDS encoding RNA polymerase sigma factor, translating into MEHEHINTLANEFQNGDLGSFKKLVDSMTRQLIAVAYRYTRDWDNAQDLCQETWVKVYEKIGQYDPLRPFATWLFTIHRNGCLTHLRKAESWKKINTDDPDENRFQVTDDDPGPSELLEQKEFGARLRGAMRKLTKKQRLIFAVVDLEQTDQDEAALKLGMKHSTLRTTLHFARKRLAKILRTTEEWS